The region gtataacgtttataGACCAATAGTTAGTATTACATGTGtgtgtttttcataataaacaatgaatttcggtTGTGGGATGGATCAattaaaagtaccgatacgtaccggtacgacgtagccatgcaatattttgtgtgtcgggattacatttttttaggtttacaatttgtaacttaaatttatgtcgttgtagagcggtgcttatatatgatgttgtttttttgttcctatctctgtcctgaaaacctggtcgcaaaaaccggACAATTCAGTAGTCTACATTTGGTTTCGGCGGAGCTGCGGGATTTTGCGAGGGCGGGGGGAGGGTGGACAGGGAGGGGAACGGAGGTGTGtcctgtagaattatttacaatatctacaatatttacaatatttacatgattacaatatctgcactattttacacggagggagatttgagtgttgttattttgtggttctttttcttgttatttttattatggttttggcatccaccaatatttttttatgcattttctgtgattgtcttctgcgtctttttggggaagggccatgttgtatctccacctagtgtctacaGTTTGCACATTTGAGTTTGCCTCGCTGAGTATTGTTTTaatccctatttttctttttatatggtaGATTATTGGGATATTACTTTGGTCTTGGaggtagtttctttcgtctaggtataaaaATGCTTCGGGGGGATGTAACCTGTCGTCagtgtatttttgtaatatgaatcgtttggaaataagcaaccgaagattacactattttcctttatctttgcaggttgcgcgaagtggtttcttgttagttttatgaggattgccgttcctcctccttgggtagcgtttggtctgtcgtgtcttattatagaatagtttttgtagtgcactttgtgtctatagttcagtttagtttctgagataagtactacgtcgggggtttctttcttaattagggttagcatgctgtatctcttttggtttgagattagtgagtcggcgtttattgagatgattttcagatgtttaacatttatctgatttgttttttgctgtaattggtggacgggtgggttttttctaatcttcgtctatattttcgatgatattgaagatggagtcgattctttcttcttgcgtatttaatgctttttttatttcgtttagttgtgtttgttggtcgcttagagcttttagaatgctttttttgaagtcttcaatgacatttattatgcttatttggggtgagtctattgttgggtttgggttttgtttggcttgtgccgctaagtttgttactagcgggcttgtctcgtttatacttgttttttgttttactatatccgcgaactttagctcggggacgtacttacggcttattttggcgattctttcggtttttgatgtttttgctttggtgattttttcattaatctttttccgtagttcgacgagttttggacatcctttgtaagatgcaggatgtccgtagtttttgcagtatacgcagtagattttttctttgcttactgctgcttctttttttattttgcactcacctggcccgtgcggttcagtgcattttacacagcgataatttaggttacagttttgtgcagtgtggcctattcgctggcatttgtagcactgcgtgatatcgttgtttttttttattttttcccatgctatttttagatagttgagtctgtttatttttaataggttcccaatattgctatcgggggagacttgaattatatagattgggagcaatgtgttgttctcccttgattttcttgttgtgaatcgggtcactttggtgaagttaacttcttctattttcagggcttttaggtcttctagtatttccgcttctgtgtagctgtttcctaacccttttagtaggtacgtgtggggtttttgagattttggggtatatgtgaagtaggccgtgttggctgcggtcagtattttttttgcattcgcGTAGTCAGTtatgttttgaagataaagcacgtgcttacctgagtggattcttttggtatggaaattcttgattttgagagaagtttccacgagtgctattgtgtcttttgggtcttgtaatgttgatggggggtggcctggccccttttgccgatgtgggggggtccgcctgttcttcagcggggtggctgggtggcaggcccttatgagtttggtttttcagtaatgttgaaggatgtggtgttgttgttttttttggcggagcggTGGGGGGGGGGTGCTTGCCCGGGCGGTATAGCTTTTGCTTGTGGTTATTGGCGACGTGACCGGgggagtgggctgtctggttgccttTTCCCTTAatacgttgtttttttttttttaatgttatcgaTAATGTTTTCATGCGGTTGCGGTGTGCAGGGGTCTTGGGCTTGGAGGGcatcgaatctgttttttaGTGTGATAGTCATTGGTTGAGGTTGTgggcttcttctttgtttcatattttcgtttttatcgtcgCGCTCTTCTTGTGAgtcgctttcttctccttttaaattttcttgttttgtgtTTATTTTGTTCCTGATTACCAGGTTTGGGGGcagattgagtttccgcgtcttttgtgtagcagttcttatgctgctatctttaattatttgttgttattctatttttcttttgattcctttttttttgacgagcttatggcggattccgcctccttggtttcgatttcattcctttcttcttctatttttatattgtttgtagagtggttgatgttatcactattttttcactgtttagcactctttttgtttttcttttttttttttttttgctctctcACTGTCTACTGTGCACTGTATAGCTTGCCGCGCTCAGTGTTTGGGCCTACGCCTGTTTATCCCTTAGGCCCGAGAGGTCCGAGCTGCTCGGAGGATTACGGTCAACtgacgagaacgagtgcactcagcgcggtatgagcgttggctgaaataaataatatttttatttgtctttgatcgtcaaagaaatagaatatttaaagaaacatttgtgtgccaaaatgaaaatgatataatgTATGCTAATGGTAATACTAGGACATTGCAACTTCTTGATGCTTAgaatatagattattaaaaattaattgttaaggAAGCCGAATTGATTTTTTGGGATTACGTTATTTTTGACTAGGGTGTTATTTATGaccatttcgaatattttttggTTATGTTCGCTAGGATACTTATATGTCGCAGGTTTGAGGATGAGAAGctgtctttattttttttttgtgatggctattaatttatcttttttccattttctggaGATTGGTTGGTAATCTACGATATACACCTTCGCAGTCAAGGGGCTATTTTAGAAGACGATAATCGTACATGATCTGGACAATGGTTGGATGCTAATGAAAATCTTAAACAAATGCTGAAACCGTCATTACGGCCAAAACAGGTTATGATGATTGTTGTTGTTCATAAATAGTAGATGATGCACTCATTAGCCTCTGTTCGAAGAATGTGTTTGATAATGATACTTTGTAATGGCTCAATAAAAAGAACATTAGACTAAAAAACAACGTCTCAGAAATTCTATAGGCATAACATGATTCAAGTAAGATATAATTGAGAAAATGAATGCCTAGAATATGTAATGTAACGTGAAGTATCAAATGTGTTAATATAACAGGAACATACCTAATCGCGTATGTCATACGATCCAGTCTAAGACACCTCATGATGCATAATCTTTGCAGAGcagttttatttttccaatcttGTGGGAAACTTTCTCGTTCCGGCGTATCTGATTCTACGAACTTCTTCCACCGTTTCGCAGCACCTTCTAtgtctttttctaaattttgaaAGTCCTCCATTTGGCTCAAATATTTAATCCCTCCCCAACCGACATCTGTTAAAAAGTCTACGGGGCTTGTTAACTCCGGAATATACGGAAATCGTAGTAGGAAGTCAAGTTCTGATTGTGATATTTCCTTTGCTTCCATAAAAATCTGAAACGAATAGAATTATTCAATGTGACGTTAGTTGCAATAAAAATGCGATACATAGCGTTGCAAGCTGCCCTCATATGATTTAATTTACCCAAGGAAGATTTTTTTTGGTAAACTTTCCACTTCTGTgcaaaatttttctaatcaatATACTACGCTATTTATCGCTATCTTAacgtccttttttcttttcctgttAGAAGTAATTAACCGTTTGGTTTGTATTATTGAACTCGATTATAAGGAACTAATCATGGAATTTATTCCAATTATAATTATCACATCTAATACAGTAGAGTAAAATAGTATGtagtattatactattattatagtattatagtatattatactattatagtattatagtatattacagtattatagtatattatagtattatagtatattatagtattatagtatattatagtatagtatagtattatagtatgtAGATATTCCATACAATTGATAATGCAGTAAATAAAAGAATCATATTAACacctatcctttttttttttttttttttttttcacgtggagaaatcctcatggacacccagcTGCAAGCAGcatgggtagtgtcggactcttaccgactaaaactccacggtggtcttccagacggctgttcgaggagagCTCAggatctcttgcgaatactaccaagcgcttctcgtcgtctatctccctgctgggcggaagacttccttgttagacagaaaatcggggccgccaggggggaccacgcactctagcgcccctttccttgggtcttgttacttcctcgatgactccttgggcgcgtttacGGCGGGGGCACCGCcgctccgtgacgcgcggagactccttgatGTTGCgctctgctggtatgctgggctttctctctttctctctccgctcgctccttcacgagcatgacTTGCTCGcaaaaggtgcggacggctgtgtactcctggggccccctgagcatagcttcgatgagcgtatcgggggccaatctctcgccgatgtcgagtcgtaagacacgtcgcggtacctcccacgccgggcaagcctcaagcgtgtgctgcgccgtgtcctcctccttcccacagtggtgacagatggacgtcacctctcgccggatcttgagcaggtactcgccgaacaccccgtggccggtgagcacctgagtcgttctGAATGttagcgggaccccgcctttgtctctccacttgtcccagttgggcaggacggtgcggacggcccgatgagggcgtaCTGCATCCttttccaacagctgcgagtgccaccgctcccatgcttctagtcttgcttCCTCCCGAAcatccacggttggtgccgtcggcgtggcccgTCGGTCCAAGGCCGCGGCCCTCCGATGTTCGTACACCcgacgaagggcaagggcctgtagctcgaatgggggggacgcggccagcacggtcgctgtcgcgtaggacaccgtcctgtatcccctcgctgcccggatggcgatcgtcctgtggagccttctcaccagagtcaggTTACGCCGGCTCTCCGCCAGATCTTCAGCCCATACAGgtgctccgtaaaggactcgtgaccggatcactccttcgtagagcctgcggactcccaatcctgccccgccgatgttaggtaatagGCCGCATaaggcgttggctgcggccgttactttcggggctaagtgcTCAAAGTGTGGCttgaacgtccacttactgtcgacgatcaggcccaagtacttcattcggtgtcccacagggacctcttctccgtcgatgacgatagtcgacagctccgcaggcggtgTTCTTCTGCGTCGCTAGTCGTAGAACCACAgagcttccgatttcgccggcgacacgctcaagccgagtcttcgaatggcgtgtaccgtgcatgccacggcggtctcggtcagtcatgcggcgtcgttccaccatcgttcgccggccagcaccagcgtgtcatccgcgtagcatatcatgccagcccccggcggcatgggacttcggaggaccaaatcgtaggcagtgatccacaatatcggtccgagtaccgagccttgcggcacgccgcgctccaccggtcttcgctccttcccgccgtttctgcctgtgtaggtgatccacctatcgttcagataggcctgaatcaccttgacgaggtatggcggggactcgaaatatcgcagcgcctccacgatcctgctccaaggaatgctattaaaagcgttggagatgtccaaggagacatCTACTGCTACCCCTTCTcgcacgaccatgtcctccgccatggatctcagcctcttcaccgcgtccacggtcgagcggcctcggcgaaatccaaattggctatcgtgccatccgggaatccgtctctccatgtgtgcctccagacgggcgactatgatcctttcgaagagtttacccacctcgtcgagaagacataccggcctgtatgccgatggcgcgtccggttgccgaccctccttccgtagcaacacgagctTCGCCGtacgccacgcccgaggataggcgccctccttcaggcatcTGGAGAACAGATGCCGCAGACGGGGAGCCAggatgtcgatcgactccgtctagacccggcccgggatcccgtccggacccggtgccacgtcgcgggatgccaccttcttcgcggcttcgagcaactcttcctccgtcactcgaagttcctcgttccaatccgtcggcgccgtcccgtcgatgatGGTAGGGGCTGgtgcggacgtctcgttgttgtcccgccgtgggaacaaagtcccgatgacgttgtccagtaactccggatccatgttttcggtcagcggggggggccgaaggtcgcagtttcttcgtcactatgcgatagggcctcccccacggatctgaatcgaccgattcgatcaatcgatcccaacactgggccttggctagtttgatctcccgttggagagcgcgtctcgtatctctgtattcttcgtagcagcgagagatctcctcctcgtcgcgCGTCCGTCTGCGGCAACGTGCCCTTAGAAATCTTCTCCGGGCCTgtatgcaacccgcccgcatatcggctatttacggtgtccaccaatacacggaacgttCGCTTCTGTCTCCCGggacggagcgcggcatagCGGCGTCGCATGCTGCtctcatgtatccgtggagctCGTCCGCCTCCTCGTCGATGCTACCCagtgtggtggtggtggtggggggaGTTGAgatgttgtccccccgtgcgtcccagctccaggcggagacagtgaccgccgcccgcagcatgtccttgtccctctccttcaaacgccacctaggtgtgggtggtggtggtcgacgggaccggttctcctcttgTTGTCGTCAGGCACCGCGATCGCGTGCGGCTCCCTCCctctccatttccatcattatatagaggtggtccgataaggtctccattctgtcggccactctccatccgtggatctttcggtagagcccggcggtagcccaagtaacgtcgacgatggacgatcccctccacgccacgcaggtgctagttgtgcccctgttcaccaggactaGTCCGAgagtcgcggcccagtctgtcagcatcctgccgcgggagcccgtcctggtgtccccccattgcgacgagcgcgcgttgaagtcacCGAGGACGAGCACCCGGCGGGGCAGGCATTTACGAACGCAGCCACCGACTTCGTCCGGGAAGTCCCCGAACgcggccactccgctgttgggcgagacgtaaatgcccactatcgcgatcctgttccactcgacggcgacgaagccgttaccgcgatccagcagggcgccgggcgaacacaacgccggcgtccatgttatggctgttgattcgttcagatccccgatccagttgggggcgtcggggacgcggtatggttcagccaccacagcgagtgcgacccgattctcccgtatagtctggagaagcaggtcctgcgcccgtctggctcttcctatgttacattagagcaggcggttgaagttactccgccaactccatggcctcctcccggccattcgtcactgctgatggtgattCTGCCCTGGTAGCGTTTCCGCcatagttctcgttgccgccgacGATGGTGGCGATAACggcgtcggcggcggcggcagactgAAGAATACAGACAGACGAAACGCGCTCTCCAACgcgagatcaaactagccaaggcccggtgttggaatcgattgatcgaatcggtcgattcagatccgtgggggaggccctatcgcatcgtgacgaagaaactgcgaccttcggcccccccgctgaccgaaaacatggatccggcgttactggacaacgtcatcgggactttgttcccacggcgggacaacaacgagacgtccgcgccagcccctaccatcatcgacgggacggcgccgacggattggaacgaggaacttcgagtgacggaggaagagttgctcgaagccgcgaagaagatggcatcccgcgacgtggcaccgggtccggacgggatcccgggccgagtctggacggagtcgatcgacatccTGGCTCCCCGTCTGCGGCACCTATTCTCCAgatgcctgaaggagggcgcctatcctcgggcgtggcgtaCGGCGAagctcgtgttgctacggaaggagggtcgaccgccggacgcgccatcggcatacaggccggtatgtcttctcgacgaggtggctAAACTCTTCGaaaggatcatagtcgcccgtctggaggcacacatggagagacggattcccggatggcacgatagccaatttggatttcgccgaggccgctcgaccgtggacgcggtgaagaggctgagatccatggcggaggacatggtcgtgcgagaaggggtagcagtagccgtctccttggacatctccaacgcttttaatagcattccttggagcaggatcgtggaggcgctacGATATTTCGAGtgcccgccatacctcgtcaaggtgattcaggcctatctgaacgataggtggatcacctacacaggcagaaacggcgggaaggagcgaagaccggtggagcgcggcgtgccgcaaggctcggtactcggaccgatattgtggatcactgcctacgaTTCGGTCccccgaagtcccatgccgccgggggctggcatgatatgctacgcggatgacacgctggtgctggccggcgaacgatggtggaacgacgccgcatgcctgaccgagaccgccgtggcatgcgcggtacacgccattcgaagactcggcttgagcgtgtcgccggcgaaatcggaagctctgtggttctacgaccagcGACGCAGAAGAAcaccgcctgcggagctgtcgactatcgtcatcgacggagaagaggtcccggtgggacaccggatgaagtacttgggcctgatcgtcgacagtaagtggacgttcaaGCCACACTTTGAGCACTTAGctccgaaagtaacggccgcagccaacgccttATGCGGCCTATTACCTagcatcggcggggcaggattgggagtccgcaggctctacgaaggattgatccggtcacgagtcctttacggagcacCTGTATGGGCCGAAGATCTGGCGGCGAGCCGGCGTAAcctgactctggtgagaaggctccacaggacgatcgccatccgggcagcgaggggatacaggacggtgtcctacgcgacagcgaccgtgctggccgcgcccccccccccccccgcccaTTCGAGCTACAGGTCCTTGCCCTTCGTCGGGTGTACGAACatcggagggccgcgaccttggaccgacgggccacgccgacggcaccaaccgtggacgttcgggaggaagcaagactagaagcatgggagcggtggcactcgcagctgttggaagaggatgcagTACGCCCtaatcgggccgtccgcgccgtcctgcccaactgggacaagtggagagacaaaggcagGGTCCCGCTAACATTCagaacgactcaggtgctcaccggccacggggtgttcggcgagtacctgctcaagatccggcgagaggtgacgtccatctgtcaccactgtggggaggaggaggatacggcgcagcacacgctggagacttgcccggcgtgggaggtaccgcgacgtgtcttacgactcgagatcggcgagagattggcccccgatacgctcatcgaagctatgctcagggggccccaggaatacacagccgtccgcaccttttgCGAGCAAgtcatgctcgtgaaggagcgagcgaagagagaaagagagaaagcccagcataccagcagagcGCGACatcaaggagtctccgcgcgtcacggagcgGCGGTGCCCCCGCCgtaaacgcgcccaaggagtcatcgaggaagtaacaagacccaaggaaaggggcgctagggggcgtggtcccccctggcggccccgatcttctgtctaacaagaaAGTCttccgcccagcagggagatagacgacgagaagcgcttggtagtattcgcaagagatcctgagccctcctcgaacagccgtctggaagaccaccgtggagttttagtcggtaagagtccgacactacccatgCTGCTTGCAgctgggtgtccatgaggatttctccacgtgaaaaaaaaaaaaaaaaaaaaaaaaaggtcttTTGCAGGTATTACGTCTTGGGCTCGCTCGAGTCTAACAACGGTATCGGCAGTCTCGTTCGAattcccgcagggagggctcgcttttgggagcctatgggggctggcaaacccacgttcccgcagccagggggaccgtcgggacaagcgtcccgcttacgtgagtccctatgtactccgcagggaaggtcgccgtgagtgtaaggcgtttaattacagttacattctctctacgtggccttgggtagtagcgcacccacgatcctgatgccaagggTGGGACCGTCGGGATATGTTCCCGGGTACGaaagtaccttgaggcccccgcttacgtgagtcccatctggaactgccgagcacggttagcaggtcgccggccggcagtgacgtggccgtacatccatacgatattcccaccaacgactaaggttggtaccacgggcgatcgagttacagcccggagggagtagcgacccctctgccCAGCCAATTAATGGGAATGGACccgtggtggcagtggttgatgaccaagatgctggcaagaggacCGAGTTAAGGTGATtggctccaccgaatggccttcggcggatGAGCAGCGTCCTACCTGCTCCGGAACCGTCCTGGTGAAacgggagggcttagaatgtgccccgttcgacctgagatgagcgacagcccctgcaggcttagctaatccagggagcaaggtactgggtgccttgtgcgatggttgggcgtTTTCTCCAACCCCTATGGTCGTAGGGGGCCCGGATTCGAGTAGTTCAATCATGAACACGTAGGAGGCAATCAGCTCCCGTGCCTTCGAATCGCTAATCGTGGAGTAACGAACAGTTTCAATCTCTCAGCGCTGTTCCAGCGCTCCTGCAGGTGAAATATTTCCATCAGGCGTAACGATCAGTGGACAATCCTGTGCGAAGTCTTCAGTTTTGAACGATATTTCCCAGCATACGTGAAGGTAAGTATCATTTTAGTGATCAAATAATTAGTAAACCGTCTCATGCGGGTCTTTCAAATGAGAGCGACATCAAGACGCGTTCGCAGACGAGTGTATCGTTAATCATTCGTATCGTCGTACGATAATTCAGTCGCATTCGTTCAGTCGTACATCGCGTCGCGGCATTCGCTTCAGTTGCTTCGTATTGCTTAATCGTCCGCAGTAAGCATtagtaaatttcgttttaatcgtcgaAGACAATTCCAAACTTTCTCATCGattgttcttcgatattttgTTTTCGAGTTTTAACTTCGTCAATTGTTCTTCATTGCGCATTGAGTCATTACTCTCCCTCGTAAATCTGTTATTCAAGATTAATTCGACGGGGAACAAGTTACAGAACGCGGTATCGTCGATATCAGACACACGCGTACAGGTTAGAcgtatcgttatttctttaaccgtttgagtacCAAGCAGCGtgatcgcgctgtttagattttctatcgaaaagtcccagtacatttgaacgctacggacgactgacggtattttgtattacattgttatcttaataatttttattgaacaaaatttgaaataattataaactaatagtacgcatatataaaaatatagatgtatttcataagaataacaaatatgacgagcgcttttgtgccgcttgtttcttttcgcaatcgattaagaag is a window of Bombus terrestris chromosome 17, iyBomTerr1.2, whole genome shotgun sequence DNA encoding:
- the LOC125386643 gene encoding dynein beta chain, ciliary-like, producing the protein MEAKEISQSELDFLLRFPYIPELTSPVDFLTDVGWGGIKYLSQMEDFQNLEKDIEGAAKRWKKFVESDTPERESFPQDWKNKTALQRLCIMRCLRLDRMTYAIRSTNRKITIQ